The Haemophilus parainfluenzae genome window below encodes:
- a CDS encoding terminase large subunit: MAIWHAYAEKIQSGEIVACKKIKQAVARYFNDLNNPDYFFDQSAVEKFIAFSKLCPHVKGHLRGEPIILSDWQVFLFANILGFKRKDTGLRKYRSAYVQVARKNAKSTVAAVLANWFLVMEGGQQDIYTAAVSRDQARIVFDDARQMCLLSPLLKKRLNIQQHKLINPKNNSIMRPLAAKSSTIEGTNPSLAIVDEYHLHTDNSVYSALELGQGARPEGLLFAITTAGSNVISACKQHYDYCAQILEGNEQNDSLFVLIFELDEENEIDKQENWIKANPNIGKSIPYLDFENTIKKARGIPSEWVEMLTKRFNVWCQGTTPWLGEGNWAQCERQYTESDLLHQDCYLGLDLSSTNDLTSLCYTFPQGNKVRLVTRHYIPEFQLNNVANKNRAMYRNWVRSGWLIATEGDCIDYDKIRDDILKDAQRFNIKMIGFDVWNATHLRTQLQAAGLEVEPFPQTYQRFSPVAKSAEVLINRQMIEHHGDPVLTWALSNVVMETDANANIKPNKKKAANKIDPAVAFLMSFGIYQLEYGDLIFELSDEHKQALEEFNGLDI; this comes from the coding sequence ATGGCAATCTGGCACGCATACGCAGAGAAAATTCAATCAGGTGAAATAGTGGCTTGTAAGAAGATAAAACAAGCCGTAGCGCGTTATTTTAACGATTTAAACAACCCCGATTATTTCTTTGATCAAAGTGCGGTAGAAAAATTTATCGCTTTCTCGAAACTATGCCCACACGTTAAAGGACACTTACGCGGTGAGCCAATTATTCTTTCAGATTGGCAAGTTTTCCTCTTTGCCAACATTCTGGGCTTTAAACGAAAAGATACAGGATTAAGAAAATATCGCTCTGCTTACGTTCAAGTGGCAAGAAAAAACGCTAAATCAACGGTAGCAGCCGTTTTAGCCAATTGGTTTTTGGTGATGGAAGGCGGCCAACAGGATATATACACGGCAGCCGTGAGCCGAGACCAAGCCCGAATCGTTTTTGATGATGCGCGTCAAATGTGCTTACTTTCGCCTTTACTGAAAAAACGGCTCAATATTCAACAGCACAAACTCATCAACCCTAAGAACAACAGTATCATGCGACCGCTTGCCGCCAAATCTTCAACCATTGAAGGCACAAACCCTAGTTTAGCGATTGTTGATGAATATCACCTACACACGGACAACAGCGTCTATAGCGCGTTAGAGCTAGGACAAGGCGCACGCCCAGAAGGTTTGCTCTTTGCTATTACAACTGCGGGAAGTAACGTGATTTCGGCTTGTAAACAGCACTATGATTATTGCGCTCAAATCCTTGAAGGGAATGAGCAGAACGATAGCTTGTTCGTATTGATTTTTGAACTAGACGAAGAAAACGAAATCGACAAACAAGAGAACTGGATAAAAGCCAATCCCAATATTGGTAAATCCATTCCTTACCTTGATTTTGAGAACACGATTAAAAAAGCGAGGGGGATTCCTTCCGAATGGGTGGAAATGCTTACCAAGCGATTTAACGTATGGTGTCAAGGCACAACCCCGTGGCTAGGCGAAGGAAACTGGGCGCAATGCGAACGGCAGTACACCGAAAGCGATTTACTTCACCAAGATTGTTATTTAGGACTGGATTTATCCAGCACCAATGACTTAACCAGTCTTTGCTATACCTTTCCACAAGGGAATAAAGTGCGGTTAGTTACTCGGCATTATATCCCTGAATTTCAACTTAATAACGTGGCAAATAAAAACCGTGCGATGTATCGAAACTGGGTGCGTAGTGGTTGGCTGATTGCAACCGAGGGCGACTGTATCGACTACGACAAAATCAGAGATGATATTTTGAAAGATGCACAACGTTTCAATATTAAGATGATTGGCTTTGACGTATGGAATGCAACCCATTTACGCACACAATTACAAGCGGCTGGGCTTGAGGTTGAACCCTTCCCGCAAACCTATCAACGATTTAGCCCGGTGGCGAAAAGTGCAGAAGTATTAATAAATAGACAGATGATAGAACATCATGGCGATCCAGTGCTTACCTGGGCGCTATCCAATGTGGTGATGGAAACCGATGCCAACGCCAACATTAAACCAAACAAGAAGAAAGCAGCAAACAAAATAGACCCCGCCGTAGCGTTCCTGATGTCTTTCGGAATTTATCAACTTGAATACGGTGATTTAATTTTCGAACTATCAGACGAACACAAACAGGCACTAGAAGAATTTAACGGATTGGATATATGA
- a CDS encoding helix-turn-helix transcriptional regulator codes for MNPNLNPQQKLISGEIACHIVGFGRTKLNLLVKAKKFPQPIRFSKNFVRWDLEEVNAWIEEQKAARA; via the coding sequence ATGAATCCAAATTTAAACCCTCAACAAAAACTAATCTCCGGTGAAATCGCTTGCCATATTGTTGGCTTTGGCCGCACCAAACTCAACTTGCTTGTAAAAGCCAAGAAATTCCCACAACCAATCCGCTTTTCAAAAAACTTTGTCCGTTGGGATTTAGAAGAAGTAAATGCGTGGATTGAAGAACAAAAAGCCGCACGTGCTTAA
- a CDS encoding host cell division inhibitor Icd-like protein, whose amino-acid sequence MIASRGKLNYLSQANDSTPQNRAFFVRNIRTPKEYADFVLHINPIILSMVERNKPSLTGCLPVMAVFHLVTFYRPTVESLAVDSENLSQESTQMYQFIFAAIRRTDLSNHLQKIRITADSERNARAKLAREFVLVLAGRINLQNASALSANTFPSISFAEVDHA is encoded by the coding sequence GTGATTGCCAGCCGTGGAAAGCTGAACTATTTATCACAGGCGAACGACAGCACGCCACAGAACCGTGCTTTTTTTGTTCGTAACATTCGCACACCAAAAGAATATGCGGATTTTGTTTTACATATAAATCCAATCATTCTCTCAATGGTAGAGCGTAATAAGCCGTCTTTGACGGGCTGTCTTCCTGTGATGGCAGTTTTCCACCTTGTTACGTTCTACCGCCCGACCGTGGAAAGTCTAGCGGTAGATTCTGAAAATTTATCACAGGAATCTACGCAAATGTATCAATTCATCTTCGCGGCCATTCGCCGTACTGATTTATCAAATCACCTTCAAAAAATCCGTATTACCGCTGATAGCGAACGCAACGCACGCGCTAAGCTTGCCCGTGAGTTCGTCTTAGTACTTGCTGGAAGAATCAATCTTCAAAACGCTAGTGCTTTATCGGCAAATACTTTTCCTTCAATCTCTTTCGCGGAGGTGGACCATGCTTAG